One Serpentinicella alkaliphila DNA segment encodes these proteins:
- the xerA gene encoding site-specific tyrosine recombinase/integron integrase, with product MINQLRDLFDVKYSNDKVLVKYEEMLSLKGFTQKTKKVYLVHCRNFLINANKNAYHLKREDVEEYLFNLLENRKNSHSYVNQALSSIKFLFKFVLKSDLLYEIPRPKKENKLPGILSQEEVVAIIDSIVNLKHRAIILLVYSAGLRVGEVVRLKVKDIDSQRMLIHIRQGKGRKDRYSLLSQVALEELRRYVSVVKPTDWLFPGSKEDNHLTERSVQKIFNIACEKAKISKSVTVHTLRHSFATHLLEGGTDLRYIQELLGHSSSKTTEIYTHVSTKDFSKIQSPLDRIKKD from the coding sequence GTGATAAACCAACTTAGGGATCTATTTGATGTAAAATATTCAAATGATAAAGTACTAGTAAAATATGAAGAGATGTTATCACTTAAAGGATTTACTCAAAAAACTAAAAAGGTATACTTAGTACACTGTAGAAATTTTCTAATTAATGCAAATAAAAATGCTTATCACCTAAAAAGAGAAGATGTTGAAGAGTACTTATTCAATCTGTTAGAGAACCGAAAAAATAGTCATTCTTATGTAAATCAAGCTTTAAGCTCAATTAAGTTTCTTTTTAAATTTGTCTTAAAGTCAGACTTATTATATGAGATACCACGTCCTAAGAAGGAAAATAAATTACCAGGCATACTTAGTCAGGAAGAAGTAGTTGCTATTATAGATTCAATAGTGAATCTGAAACACAGAGCTATAATATTACTAGTCTACTCAGCTGGCCTTAGAGTAGGGGAAGTTGTAAGATTAAAAGTGAAAGATATAGATTCACAACGAATGCTAATACACATAAGACAAGGTAAGGGTAGAAAAGATAGATATTCTTTACTTTCACAAGTAGCATTAGAAGAACTTAGAAGGTATGTATCAGTAGTAAAGCCAACAGATTGGCTTTTTCCTGGATCTAAGGAAGATAATCATTTAACCGAGAGATCTGTTCAAAAAATATTTAACATTGCATGCGAAAAAGCTAAGATTAGTAAAAGTGTAACTGTTCATACATTAAGACACTCATTTGCAACACATTTATTAGAAGGAGGAACCGATTTAAGGTATATACAAGAACTACTAGGGCATTCGAGCTCAAAAACAACAGAAATATACACACATGTGAGTACAAAAGACTTTAGTAAGATACAAAGTCCATTGGATAGAATAAAAAAAGACTAA
- a CDS encoding IS1634 family transposase — protein sequence MIRGKGLSYIVGSKGSAVPKDLKEKKFNSSWNITSNAEAKYKSGYITSKRKVSQNDETYDELIIKKYSDVYKEREMFKQEKMIERAKKNIKDFTINSTTKSKSKYYKAVENPKEKINIEIDEEIIKQEQENFGYFYIVTNKVDMNPADIMVAYKSLYKIEESFRILKTNLKTRPVYHFKERRIRSHFLICYLALVMQRILEYKLAVNKVELSTYEIINGLEGFIIDEIDYKVDKLYIMSDKLLNSKINKDIFKIEKNVLLSNEIPNIIKKM from the coding sequence ATGATTCGAGGTAAAGGGCTTAGTTACATTGTAGGTTCTAAGGGCAGTGCAGTTCCTAAAGATTTAAAAGAGAAGAAATTTAATTCATCTTGGAACATAACTTCTAATGCAGAAGCTAAATACAAAAGCGGATATATAACCAGTAAAAGAAAGGTGAGTCAGAATGATGAAACCTATGACGAATTAATCATAAAAAAATATTCAGATGTCTACAAAGAACGTGAGATGTTTAAACAAGAGAAAATGATTGAAAGAGCTAAAAAGAATATAAAGGATTTTACAATCAATTCAACAACTAAATCCAAAAGCAAGTATTATAAAGCAGTAGAAAACCCTAAAGAAAAAATAAACATTGAAATTGATGAGGAAATAATTAAACAAGAGCAAGAAAATTTCGGATATTTTTACATTGTTACAAATAAAGTGGATATGAACCCAGCAGATATAATGGTAGCTTATAAATCTCTATATAAAATTGAAGAATCCTTTAGAATATTAAAAACAAATTTAAAAACAAGACCAGTATATCACTTTAAAGAACGAAGAATTAGGTCGCATTTTTTAATTTGTTATTTAGCCTTAGTAATGCAAAGAATATTAGAGTATAAGTTAGCAGTGAATAAAGTTGAATTATCTACCTATGAAATAATCAATGGACTAGAAGGATTTATAATAGATGAAATTGATTACAAAGTAGACAAATTATATATAATGTCAGACAAATTACTTAATAGTAAAATAAACAAAGACATATTTAAGATTGAAAAGAATGTTCTGCTAAGTAATGAAATCCCCAATATAATTAAAAAGATGTAG
- a CDS encoding DUF2442 domain-containing protein: MYLAIKSVQPLENYHLLLTFENNEKRIFNVSPYLTDGIFKQLVDEKLFNTVKVCFDTICWDNEADLCPEFLYEKSEPYNYS; this comes from the coding sequence ATGTACTTAGCAATTAAAAGTGTTCAGCCACTTGAGAATTATCATCTACTACTAACATTCGAAAACAATGAAAAGAGAATATTTAATGTTTCTCCTTATTTAACTGATGGCATTTTCAAACAGTTGGTGGACGAAAAATTATTCAATACTGTTAAGGTTTGTTTTGATACAATATGTTGGGACAATGAAGCAGATTTATGTCCAGAATTTTTATATGAAAAAAGTGAACCTTATAACTATTCCTAA
- a CDS encoding IS1634 family transposase, which produces MEILLDTVDSEAKKILEYNIKNTSDELEQNIATYDKNFEMNENKLFKHLNDHIGKIIPDRNMSLAFYDCTTYYFESFDEDGFRERGMSKDNKRNETQVVMGLLIDTNGIPISYRLFKGNKHELHTMEEVIDDILNNYTIKEIIIVAIGA; this is translated from the coding sequence ATGGAAATCCTCTTAGATACCGTTGATTCAGAGGCTAAAAAAATATTAGAATATAACATTAAAAACACTTCTGATGAATTGGAACAAAATATAGCTACCTATGATAAAAATTTTGAAATGAATGAAAATAAACTTTTCAAACATTTAAATGATCATATAGGAAAGATTATTCCAGATAGAAATATGTCATTAGCATTTTATGACTGTACAACCTATTACTTTGAGTCTTTTGATGAAGACGGATTTAGAGAAAGAGGTATGAGTAAGGATAATAAAAGAAATGAAACACAAGTTGTTATGGGCTTACTAATAGACACCAATGGGATACCTATTTCTTATAGGCTTTTTAAAGGCAACAAACATGAATTACATACCATGGAAGAAGTCATTGACGATATATTAAATAATTACACCATAAAAGAAATCATAATAGTGGCGATAGGGGCTTAA
- a CDS encoding DUF4160 domain-containing protein codes for MPTISMFYGIIIRMYCAPGEHNPPHFHAYYQDYKSIIDINSCDITEGNLPKKQLKLVLAWAEIHQDELLANWQLAMNSELPFKIEPLK; via the coding sequence ATGCCTACGATATCTATGTTTTATGGAATAATAATAAGAATGTATTGTGCTCCAGGTGAACATAACCCCCCACATTTTCATGCATATTACCAAGATTATAAATCCATAATCGATATTAACTCCTGTGATATTACAGAAGGCAACTTACCAAAAAAACAGCTAAAACTTGTACTTGCCTGGGCTGAAATTCATCAAGATGAACTCTTAGCCAACTGGCAACTCGCTATGAACAGTGAATTACCATTTAAAATAGAACCTTTGAAATAG